Proteins from a single region of Acidianus ambivalens:
- a CDS encoding antitoxin VapB family protein yields MYIGYMKTIMIRDEVYRKLVEIKGDKSFSDVIEELIEESLSLRRKKLEKYFGILSEEEAEELEREIKEMRKRSDESINRKLSNY; encoded by the coding sequence ATGTATATAGGATATATGAAAACAATAATGATAAGGGATGAGGTATACAGAAAGTTGGTTGAGATAAAGGGTGATAAGAGCTTCAGCGATGTAATTGAGGAGTTAATAGAGGAATCGTTAAGTTTGAGGAGGAAAAAGTTGGAGAAATATTTTGGCATACTAAGTGAAGAGGAGGCTGAAGAACTGGAGAGAGAAATTAAGGAAATGAGGAAGAGGAGTGATGAAAGTATTAATAGAAAGCTCAGCAATTATTGA
- a CDS encoding type II toxin-antitoxin system VapC family toxin — translation MKVLIESSAIIDYLKGNEKVKEVILNSEDFYVSSLTVYEVLLGKVEESKILDFLSAFKVINPTKKDAIIGSRIYKKLRDRGKLIGSFDILISAQAINKGLTLVTKDFDFLKVKEEFDELNLILI, via the coding sequence ATGAAAGTATTAATAGAAAGCTCAGCAATTATTGATTATTTAAAGGGAAATGAAAAAGTAAAGGAAGTTATTTTAAATTCAGAGGACTTTTATGTAAGTTCTTTAACAGTATATGAAGTCTTGCTAGGCAAGGTTGAGGAAAGTAAAATCCTTGATTTCCTGTCAGCGTTTAAAGTCATAAACCCTACTAAGAAGGATGCAATAATAGGTTCACGGATTTATAAGAAGTTGAGAGATAGGGGGAAGTTAATCGGAAGCTTCGATATATTAATTTCAGCCCAGGCAATAAACAAGGGATTAACTTTAGTAACTAAAGACTTTGATTTCTTAAAAGTTAAAGAAGAATTTGACGAACTAAATCTAATTCTAATTTGA